Sequence from the Streptomyces mobaraensis NBRC 13819 = DSM 40847 genome:
GGACGAGAAGTCCGGCGTCGAACCCGACGTCGTCGCACTGGCGAAGGTGGTGGCCAAGCTCCGGGCGGAGAACGAGCGGCTGGAGCACCTGGCGTCCACGACGGCGGTGCTGGAACGCGCGAAGGGTGTGCTGATGGCACGCTCCGAGTGCTCCGCGACGGCGGCCTACGAGCAGCTGACGCGGCGCGCCCGCACCGCCGGCCGGACGTTGATAGAGGAGTGCTGGATCGTCCTGGGCGAGATGCCGCGGGGCGGCGCCGTCCCCGCCGCCCGGAAGCCCTCCGAACCGCACGGACCCCGTGAGCCGGACGGGCGGGAGGAGGGCGGCTCGGTGTTCGATCCCGCGCACTACACCCGGCACGCCCCGCCGCGCGCCGCCGGGCACCGGACGCACGCGGAGGTCCTGGGCGCCGTCGGCGAGGCCCTGGCCCAGGTCTCGGGGGTGCGGGAGCTCGCCGGGACGCTGCTCGACCACCTGGCCGGGCCGCCGGTGGGCGCCGACGCCGTCATGATCTTCCTCAACACCCCGGACGGCGTGCTGGAGCTCGGCGGCCACGCCGGCACCGGGGCCGCCGTCGCCGCCCAGTGGCGGTCCGTACCGCCCGTCAGCGGCATCGCCGCCCAGGACGTCGTCCACCGGGGCGAGGCCGTCTGGCTGGAGGACCCCGAGCGGGACGCGCTGCGCTACCACCTGATCGGCGAGCCGGCCCACCGGTGGCCGACGCGGGCCTGGCTCCCCGTGGTCACCGGTGGCAGCGTCACCGCGGCCCTGGGCATCCTGCGCACCGTCGACGCCCCCTTCGACCCCGCCCTGCGGGAGCTGCTGTGGGCGGTCGCCCGGCTCTGCGCGGGGAGCCTGCGCATGTGCGACGCACCGGCCGGCCGGGCCGGCCCGTCCCGCACCGAAACCGTCCAGGCGATCTTCGACGCGCTCATGGGACCGGCGGCCCTGCTCACGCCCCTGCGGTCGGCGACCGGCGAAATCGAGGACTTCCGGATCGACGCCGCCGCGCCGCAGTCCGCCGACGTCGCCGGGCGGCGCGGGCGCCAGCTCGTCGGCCTGCGCGTCCTGGAGTGCTACCCCACCATGGCCGGATCCTCCGCCTGGCACGGCTACCTCCACACGCTGGAGACCGGGCAGCCGTACCAGAGCGAGCCGTTCGCCTACGAGGAGGTCGTCGCGGGCGTCCGCCGGCAGTCCGTCTACTCGCTGCGGGTGGCGCGCCTGGGCGGCTCCCTCGTCGTCTGCTGGACCGGCCACGACACCGAGACCCGGCAGCGCGAGCTGCTCGCCGACCTCCAGCGGCTGGGCAACCTCGGCTGGACGGACTGGAACCTGGCCACCGACGACGTCACCTGGTCGCCGCAGGTCTACGAGATCCTGGACCGCGACCGCTCGCTGGGGCCGATGCGCCTCGACGAACTGCCGCGCCACCTGCTGCCCGAGGACCTGCCCGACTTCGCCCGGGCCGTCCAGGCCCTGCTGGCCGACGGCACACCCATGGACCACCTGGTCCGGTTCGCCAGCGCCTCCGGCGTCAAGCACCTGCGGGTCGTCGCCGAGACCGTGCCGGACGCCGACGGCACACCCGTCGAGATGCACGGCGTCATCATGGACCTCACCGCCCGGCGGCGCGCCGAACTGGCCCTGCTGGAGTCCCAGCAGGCGGTGCTCGCCCAGCGCAACGTGCTGCAGACGGAACGCCTGGTGGCGGCGCGGCTCCAGCACGCGCTGCTGCCGCTGCCCACCCAGTCGCTGAACCTCGCGGACCTCCGCGTCGACGTCGTCTACCTGCCGTCGCACGACGACCTGAGCGTGGGCGGCGACTGGTACAGCGCCGTGGAGATGCCCGACGGCTGCGTCCTGTTCGCCGTCGGGGACGTCGCCGGGCACGGTATCGACGCGGTGGCCACCATGGCGCAACTGCGCTTCACCGCCAAGGGGATGGTGTTCACCGGCTCCTCGCTGACCGGCGCCCTGCACCGGCTCAACACCCTGCTGCTGCACACCCCGGACGGGCACGCCACGGCCACCATGGTCCTCGGCCGCTACGACCCCACCGAGCGCTGCCTGACCTGGGCCCAGGCCGGCCACCCGCCGCCCCTGCTCATGCGGCAGGGCAAGGCGGAGTACCTGACCCCGCCCGAGGGCGTGCTCCTCGGCGCGACCCTGCGGCCCTCCTACGGCGAGGCCACCTGCCGGATCGAGCCCGGCGACCATCTGCTGATGTACACCGACGGGCTGATCGAGCGCCCGGGCGAGCACCTCGACGCCGGCCTGGACCGACTCACCGAGGCCGTACGGAGCGTGTCGCCGCGCGGCGGCAATGGCTCCCTCGACGCGCTGCTCGCCCGGCTGCTCCCCGACGAGCAGCGCGACGACGTGTGCCTGCTGTCCGTTCACCTGCCTCCGGAGCCCGCGCCTCGGGAGGAGCGGGCGTAATCCGGGGGCTTCACCGGGCCCCTCCCGCCCGTCAGGCGCCCGCCGGGCCGCGTGTGCCGCCCACCGGGCCGCCCATCCCGTCCGCTTGAACACGGCATGTCTGCCCGTCCGTCGCCATCCGGCACCGTCCGGCGTCCGTGACTCCCAAGCGCCCGGCGTGCCCGGACGTTTCACCCTACCCGGGTGTTTGGCCGCCCCCGGGTGTTCCGGTGTGTTTTCGGACGGACCGACGGTGTTCCGGCCCAACTGAGTTCATGGACCACTCAGTTCCGGACAACTGAGACCGATGGGGGTTGCGGGGACACCGGGGGCCGTGAAATCCATGGGTCCCGAAGCCGGACGCCCAGTCGACGCACGCATTTCCGACTCCGACTCCGGCTCCGCGTGTCGTATTCCCCTGCCTCAGGAGGAGACATCACCATGCGTGAATTCAGGCGAGTGCGCCGAGTTCGTTTCGCCGCCTGCGCTCTGGTCGCCGCCGCGACGGGTATCACCCTCGCCGCGGGACCGGCCTCGGCCGACATTCCGATCGGCCAGAAGATGACCGGCAAGATGACCTACTACACCGACAAGGGCTACGGCGCCTGCGGAACGCCGATCGACGCCTCGTCGCAGGACCTGGTCGCGATACCCGCCGCCTGGTGGACCACCCCGAACCCGAACAACGACCCGCTGTGCAGAGGCGTCTCGGTGGAGGTCTCCTACAACGGCAGGACCATACGGGTCCCGGTCCGGGACAAGTGTCCGTCCTGCGACCGGACGCACATAGACCTCAGCCAGGCGGCTTTCGCCAAGCTCGCGCCGCTGGACCGGGGTGTGGTCAACGGAATCACCTGGAAGTTCGTCCGCTGACGTCGTCCGGGATGTGACGAGCCCCTTTCCCACGTGGGAAAGGGGCCCGTCGCCGCGGGTCGCGAAAGGAATTCCCCCGCTGCCGAAGGCCACCTGGATCACCCGCCGGCGGCCAGGCGCTCCTTCCACCACGCGACCGTCGCCTCCACCTGCTCGTCGACGGGCGTGGAACGGACCGTGAAGGCGGACCGGTAGGCGTCGGAGTCGACGACGAAGGGGCGGTCGAACTGGTAGCGGATCTCCTTCAGCTCGCGCAGCAGCGGGGAGAACAGCGACGCCACGCCCAGCACGGCCGGCGGCGTCGGGCGGACGGCGACGGGTGCCGTCCCGGCCGCGGCGGCGAGGCGGTCCGCCATCTCCCGGACGGAGAACGGCGGTTCCGTCGGAACGTGCCAGGCGCGGCCCCAGGCCCGTTCCTCCCCCGCGGCCTCGGCCAGGGCCGCGGCCACGTCGGGCAGGTAGCTCCAGCTGTGCGGGGCGTCCGGGTCGCCGAGCGCGGTCACCGCCTTGCCGCGCAGCAGCGGGGGCATGAAGCGCCCGGCCAGATGACCGCCGTCGGTCACGCCGGGCCCGAAGAAGTCCGAGGCCCTGATCTCGACCGCCCTGATGCGCCCCTGCTCGTGCAGGGTCCGCGCCCGCTCCCACGCGGCGGCGCGCACCCGCCCCTTGGGACCGGTCGCGGCGAGCGGCAGGTCCTCGGTCAGGGGCCCGTCCACCGGGCCGTAGCCGTACAGATTGCCCAGCATGACCAGGACGGCGCCGGACGCCTCCGCCGCCTCGGTGAGCGCCGCCGCCAGCGGCGGCCACTCCTTCGTCCAGCGGTGGTAGGGCGGCGCGGCGCAGCCGAGGATCGCGGTGGCGCCCCGCGCGGCCCCGGCCAGCCGTGCCGCGTCCGTCGCGTCCAGGGCGACGTGTTCGATGCCCGGGTGCTCGGTGCCGGGGTGCTCGGTACCGGGCCCGGGGGCGCGGCCCGACCTGGTGACGACGCGTACCGTATGGCCCTGTCCGGCCAGCAGCCGGGCGGTGGCCGCTCCGGCGGGTCCGTATCCGACGACGATGTAGAGACTCACCGGCGCACCCTAGCGCGAGCGGCCGGTGTCGTCGCAGGTGGAGGGGATTTCCGGGGCCGAGGTGCGATCAACGGCGCGGCGTGGTGAGGATGGATTGAGCGGTCTCCGTCGGTCGCCCCACCTCGTGTGGCAAGGGCGCGGGGTGGAGGACGACTCCCCGGGGAGGGCCGCATCCGCCCGCCGGGCGCGCGTTCGTTCCCGGCAGCGCGGCGGCGTTCTTTTCCCGGGCTCTCGGACTCGCCGGCTTCGGAAGGCCGATCCGGACTAGGAGAGAGACCATGTCGCACTCCTCACAGCCGCACACCACTCAGCACCACAGCGAGAAGTCCCTGGCGGCCGCCGCCGGACTGACGGTCTTCGCC
This genomic interval carries:
- a CDS encoding SpoIIE family protein phosphatase, yielding MTSESVQDEKSGVEPDVVALAKVVAKLRAENERLEHLASTTAVLERAKGVLMARSECSATAAYEQLTRRARTAGRTLIEECWIVLGEMPRGGAVPAARKPSEPHGPREPDGREEGGSVFDPAHYTRHAPPRAAGHRTHAEVLGAVGEALAQVSGVRELAGTLLDHLAGPPVGADAVMIFLNTPDGVLELGGHAGTGAAVAAQWRSVPPVSGIAAQDVVHRGEAVWLEDPERDALRYHLIGEPAHRWPTRAWLPVVTGGSVTAALGILRTVDAPFDPALRELLWAVARLCAGSLRMCDAPAGRAGPSRTETVQAIFDALMGPAALLTPLRSATGEIEDFRIDAAAPQSADVAGRRGRQLVGLRVLECYPTMAGSSAWHGYLHTLETGQPYQSEPFAYEEVVAGVRRQSVYSLRVARLGGSLVVCWTGHDTETRQRELLADLQRLGNLGWTDWNLATDDVTWSPQVYEILDRDRSLGPMRLDELPRHLLPEDLPDFARAVQALLADGTPMDHLVRFASASGVKHLRVVAETVPDADGTPVEMHGVIMDLTARRRAELALLESQQAVLAQRNVLQTERLVAARLQHALLPLPTQSLNLADLRVDVVYLPSHDDLSVGGDWYSAVEMPDGCVLFAVGDVAGHGIDAVATMAQLRFTAKGMVFTGSSLTGALHRLNTLLLHTPDGHATATMVLGRYDPTERCLTWAQAGHPPPLLMRQGKAEYLTPPEGVLLGATLRPSYGEATCRIEPGDHLLMYTDGLIERPGEHLDAGLDRLTEAVRSVSPRGGNGSLDALLARLLPDEQRDDVCLLSVHLPPEPAPREERA
- a CDS encoding NAD-dependent epimerase/dehydratase family protein, coding for MSLYIVVGYGPAGAATARLLAGQGHTVRVVTRSGRAPGPGTEHPGTEHPGIEHVALDATDAARLAGAARGATAILGCAAPPYHRWTKEWPPLAAALTEAAEASGAVLVMLGNLYGYGPVDGPLTEDLPLAATGPKGRVRAAAWERARTLHEQGRIRAVEIRASDFFGPGVTDGGHLAGRFMPPLLRGKAVTALGDPDAPHSWSYLPDVAAALAEAAGEERAWGRAWHVPTEPPFSVREMADRLAAAAGTAPVAVRPTPPAVLGVASLFSPLLRELKEIRYQFDRPFVVDSDAYRSAFTVRSTPVDEQVEATVAWWKERLAAGG
- a CDS encoding cysteine/serine endopeptidase inhibitor, with the protein product MREFRRVRRVRFAACALVAAATGITLAAGPASADIPIGQKMTGKMTYYTDKGYGACGTPIDASSQDLVAIPAAWWTTPNPNNDPLCRGVSVEVSYNGRTIRVPVRDKCPSCDRTHIDLSQAAFAKLAPLDRGVVNGITWKFVR